From the Bacteroidota bacterium genome, one window contains:
- a CDS encoding energy transducer TonB, with translation MLKIFIGFFALTAVLTTNAMAQTVRPDSLHRNYAVKMTQEAEYPGGNTALYQSLAKRMKYPAEAKEKRITGDIMVAFVVLPDSTTTDIRAMKDLGGGTKEEAERLIRETKFAPAIQNGKPVRQQMMLPVLFRIYD, from the coding sequence ATGCTCAAGATTTTCATTGGCTTTTTTGCGTTGACTGCGGTGTTAACGACAAATGCGATGGCGCAAACCGTCCGTCCAGACAGCCTACACCGCAACTATGCGGTCAAAATGACCCAGGAAGCCGAATACCCAGGTGGCAACACTGCGCTGTACCAAAGCCTCGCCAAACGGATGAAATACCCCGCAGAAGCCAAGGAAAAGCGAATTACCGGCGATATCATGGTGGCATTTGTGGTGCTCCCAGACAGCACCACTACCGATATCCGGGCGATGAAAGACTTGGGCGGCGGCACCAAGGAAGAAGCCGAACGCCTCATCCGCGAGACCAAATTTGCGCCTGCCATTCAGAACGGGAAGCCGGTCAGGCAACAAATGATGTTGCCGGTACTGTTCAGAATATACGACTGA